A stretch of the Alnus glutinosa chromosome 6, dhAlnGlut1.1, whole genome shotgun sequence genome encodes the following:
- the LOC133870172 gene encoding very-long-chain aldehyde decarbonylase CER3 — MVAPLSAWPWENLGIFKYLLYGPFLAKVLYSRFHEEESHEDSSWCLHLLIICALRGLIHQLWSSYNNMLFLTRNRRILQQAVGFKQIDSEWDWDNFIILQALIASMGSYMFPFLQNLPHWNAKGFIALLTLHMAVSEPLYYWMHRYVHGSHLFTHYHSLHHSSPVPNPFTAGYATFLEHIMLSVVIGIPILGASAMGCGSISMIYAYVLIFDFLRCLGHCNVEVVPYQIFDAIPFARYLLYTPTYHSLHHTEMGTNFCLFMPLFDALWKTLNGKSWELQKKISSNLEKHGRVPDFVFLAHVVDVSAAMHAPFVFRSVASLPYLTRIFLFPIWPFTLLVLLVMWASSKTFLYTFYELRGRLHQTWAVPRFGFQYFLPFAREGINNHIEEAILRADKLGVKVISLAALNKNEALNGGGTLFVNKHPNLKVRVVHGNTLTAAVIINDLPKDVEEVFLSGATSKLGRAIALYLCRRRVRVLMLTLSAERFQKIQKEAPVDCQSYLVQVTKYQAARNCKTWIVGKWITPREQRWAPPGTHFHQFVVPPILSYRRDCTYGDLAAMSLPDDVQGLGCCEYTMDRGVVHACHAGGVVHLLEGWTHHEVGAIDVERIDLVWEAASKHGLKPV, encoded by the exons ATGGTTGCCCCTTTGTCAGCTTGGCCTTGGGAGAACTTGGGCATCTTCAAG TATCTACTATACGGACCTTTTCTTGCAAAAGTTTTGTATTCAAGATTTCATGAGGAAGAATCCCACGAGGATAGCAGCTGGTGCCTCCATCTTCTGATAATATGTGCACTTCGAGGTTTAATTCATCAGTTATGGAGCTCCTACAATAACATGCTTTTCCTGACGCGAAATCGCCGGATTCTCCAACAAGCTGTTGGTTTCAAGCAGATTGACAGCGAATGGGACTG GGACAATTTCATTATTCTTCAAGCATTAATTGCCTCCATGGGATCCTATATGTTTCCGTTCCTTCAAAATCTTCCTCACTGGAACGCAAAAGGATTTATTGCTCTTCTGACACTCCATATGGCTGTTTCAGAGCCTCTCTATTATTGGATGCATAGATACGTCCACGGGAGCCATCTTTTTACCCATTACCATTCACTTCACCATTCGTCTCCAGTACCTAATCCTTTTACAG CTGGATATGCAACGTTTTTGGAGCATATTATGTTAAGTGTTGTCATTGGAATTCCGATTCTTGGGGCTTCTGCAATGGGATGTGGATCAATAAGCATGATCTATGCCTATGTtttaatctttgattttttgagATGCTTGGGGCACTGCAATGTGGAAGTTGTTCCTTATCAAATTTTCGACGCCATTCCCTTTGCTAGATATCTTCTCTATACACCAAC ATATCATAGTTTACATCACACAGAGATGGGGACCAATTTCTGCCTCTTTATGCCGCTCTTTGATGCATTATGGAAGACACTCAATGGCAAATCGTGGGAATTGCAGAAGAAAATAAGTTCAAATCTAG aaaaACATGGAAGGGTACCGGATTTTGTTTTCCTAGCCCATGTGGTGGATGTCTCAGCCGCTATGCATGCACCGTTCGTTTTCCGGTCGGTTGCATCGCTGCCGTATTTGACGAGGATCTTCTTATTCCCGATATGGCCCTTTACCTTGTTGGTGTTGCTCGTGATGTGGGCTTCGTCCAAAACCTTTCTTTACACTTTCTACGAGCTTCGAGGCCGGTTGCACCAGACATGGGCGGTGCCTAGGTTTGGCTTTCAG tATTTCTTACCATTTGCTAGAGAGGGCATCAACAACCACATTGAAGAGGCCATTCTCAGGGCTGACAAACTTGGGGTTAAAGTCATTAGCCTTGCTGCACTAAATAAG AATGAAGCTCTGAATGGGGGTGGAACACTGTTTGTTAACAAGCACCCCAACCTTAAAGTTCGAGTTGTCCATGGGAACACTTTAACCGCCGCAGTTATTATCAACGACCTGCCCAAGGATGTTGAAGAGGTATTTTTATCAGGAGCAACTTCCAAGCTCGGTAGAGCCATCGCCCTCTACCTTTGCCGGAGGAGAGTAAGAGTCCTG ATGCTAACTCTATCAGCAGaaagatttcaaaaaattcagaAGGAAGCCCCAGTTGATTGCCAGAGCTACCTAGTCCAGGTGACAAAATACCAAGCAGCACGCAACTGTAAG ACATGGATTGTTGGCAAATGGATTACACCTAGAGAACAAAGGTGGGCACCGCCGGGAACACATTTCCATCAGTTCGTGGTACCCCCGATCTTGTCCTATAGAAGAGATTGCACTTATGGTGATCTTGCAGCCATGAGTTTACCTGATGACGTCCAAGGGCTTGGATGCTGTGAG TATACCATGGATAGAGGCGTTGTTCATGCATGCCATGCGGGGGGCGTGGTTCATCTCCTCGAAGGTTGGACTCACCACGAAGTCGGGGCGATTGACGTCGAGAGGATCGACCTTGTGTGGGAAGCAGCATCAAAACACGGTCTTAAGCCAGTTTAA